In a single window of the Natronosalvus caseinilyticus genome:
- a CDS encoding aldo/keto reductase, which produces MSETPVPQPGFGTSGHEGETCTENVVRALEAGYRHVDTAQMYDNEAAVGAALERSDVDREDVFLATKVHPSNLAHDDILETTEESLERLGVDTVDLLYVHWPTDAYDPEETLPAMDEVRERGLTHNVGVSNFTVELLEEAREILESPILANQVELHPFLQQDDLVEYGREHDVTTVAYCPIAKGDVAGNDTLEAIADAHDATPVQVTLAWHYAREGVVPIPKATGDHVEENYAALDLELSDDELDRIAEFDRGDRLVDPDAAAWNR; this is translated from the coding sequence ATGAGCGAGACACCCGTCCCACAACCTGGCTTCGGAACGTCGGGTCACGAGGGCGAGACCTGCACCGAAAACGTCGTGCGAGCGCTCGAGGCCGGCTACCGCCACGTCGACACCGCCCAGATGTACGACAACGAGGCCGCAGTCGGGGCCGCGCTCGAGCGAAGCGACGTCGACCGCGAGGACGTATTTCTGGCGACGAAGGTCCATCCATCGAACCTCGCACACGACGACATCCTCGAGACGACCGAGGAGAGCCTCGAGCGACTCGGCGTCGATACGGTCGACCTGCTGTACGTCCACTGGCCGACCGACGCCTACGACCCCGAGGAGACGCTGCCCGCGATGGACGAGGTTCGCGAGCGCGGGCTGACGCACAACGTCGGCGTAAGCAACTTCACGGTCGAGTTGCTCGAGGAGGCCCGCGAGATTCTCGAGTCGCCAATCCTGGCCAACCAGGTCGAACTGCACCCGTTCCTCCAGCAGGACGACCTGGTCGAGTACGGACGCGAACACGACGTGACGACCGTGGCCTACTGCCCAATCGCGAAGGGCGACGTCGCCGGGAACGACACGCTCGAGGCGATCGCCGACGCCCACGACGCCACGCCCGTCCAGGTGACGCTCGCCTGGCACTACGCTCGCGAGGGCGTGGTCCCTATCCCGAAGGCGACCGGCGACCACGTCGAGGAGAACTACGCGGCGCTCGACCTCGAGTTGAGCGACGACGAACTGGATCGCATCGCCGAGTTCGACCGTGGCGACCGACTGGTCGATCCGGATGCGGCGGCGTGGAATCGCTGA
- a CDS encoding cohesin domain-containing protein, with product MTGRRLLVTVLALALVTSGVVIAGFGVGTVGAGDAVATISPTPYEVEAQPGEEIEIDVVMRSQGAHGEGVASYELIAQYHPDYLEVTDVEAGDWLEQGEETEIREERVIANEVGTAILEQRRDPAAGGATGQARVATITLEVSEDAPAAQTTLSFGNSEVYLEREFPLAVHDREVTISIDDGEEPHEPFDHPDPQDRDALEAMADDSTGENDTAGAGDDPDSSDGDDSSDEPDEDASGSVDESDSDEPRDADDADSVPGFTAVSLLVVLLALAGYRRFHDGEK from the coding sequence ATGACCGGGCGACGGCTCCTCGTCACGGTGCTCGCGCTGGCACTGGTGACGTCCGGCGTCGTCATAGCCGGTTTCGGGGTCGGAACCGTCGGCGCCGGCGACGCCGTCGCCACCATCTCGCCGACGCCCTACGAGGTCGAGGCCCAGCCCGGCGAGGAGATCGAGATCGACGTCGTCATGCGCAGCCAGGGCGCCCACGGCGAGGGCGTCGCCTCCTACGAGTTGATCGCCCAGTACCACCCTGACTACCTCGAGGTCACGGACGTCGAGGCCGGCGACTGGCTCGAACAGGGCGAGGAAACCGAGATCCGCGAGGAACGGGTGATCGCCAACGAGGTCGGAACGGCGATCCTCGAACAGCGGCGCGATCCGGCGGCCGGCGGGGCGACGGGGCAGGCTCGCGTCGCCACGATCACTCTCGAGGTCTCGGAAGACGCACCGGCGGCACAGACGACGCTCTCCTTTGGCAACTCCGAAGTCTACCTCGAGCGCGAGTTCCCGCTCGCGGTTCACGACCGGGAGGTGACGATCTCGATCGATGACGGCGAGGAACCGCACGAGCCGTTCGACCACCCCGATCCGCAGGACCGCGATGCGCTCGAGGCGATGGCGGACGATTCGACCGGAGAAAACGACACCGCCGGTGCTGGAGACGATCCGGACTCGAGCGACGGGGACGACTCCAGCGACGAGCCGGATGAGGATGCCTCGGGATCGGTGGACGAATCGGATAGCGACGAGCCACGCGATGCGGACGACGCCGATTCGGTTCCCGGGTTCACGGCCGTCTCCCTGCTCGTCGTGCTTCTCGCGCTTGCCGGATACCGCCGGTTCCACGACGGGGAGAAATAG
- a CDS encoding DUF7350 domain-containing protein, which translates to MRGTSPLSRRRLLQRATVGAGTLAVAGCLERGADDTPESNGDDEPNQSNDSDDSDDLLAFPEIENPPDAVYRPTHRERMRMLEPVDAGDYRVAGMVTYPHPFWLVDGSDVEQVEPDRDDVHLMVTAWDRETGQVVPVDSSPVLELSRNGEFVREVRPWLMLSQQMGFHFGDNLSLEGDGTYRVEGRLSPVSIRKTGAFADRLEEAVSFEFAFDFDDDLRRLATEVEYFPEDEWGERGALEPMGHGDGGSDGGDDADHEGEDGDSDHDDHGSAHDGHVIPYSSAPPATDLPGTLQDSLESGDAVFEITILKPGSRFVDADPEAGADDRYLAVSPRTPYNHCVLPLMGLEVTVDGDSRRLTETLDHELGLHYGTALATDSNEATLELDVRTPPQVSRHRGYETAFLEMPSVSTVISL; encoded by the coding sequence ATGCGCGGAACGTCCCCGCTTTCGCGACGCCGCCTCCTCCAGCGAGCGACCGTCGGAGCCGGTACACTCGCGGTCGCCGGCTGTCTCGAGCGCGGTGCGGACGACACCCCGGAATCGAACGGAGACGACGAGCCGAACCAGTCGAACGACTCCGACGACTCCGACGACCTGCTCGCGTTCCCCGAAATCGAGAACCCACCGGACGCGGTGTACCGCCCGACTCACCGCGAGCGCATGCGGATGCTCGAGCCCGTCGACGCCGGCGACTACCGCGTCGCCGGAATGGTCACCTATCCACACCCGTTCTGGCTCGTCGACGGGAGCGACGTCGAGCAAGTCGAACCCGACCGCGACGACGTCCACCTGATGGTCACCGCCTGGGATCGGGAGACCGGTCAGGTGGTTCCCGTCGACTCGAGCCCCGTCCTCGAGCTCTCCCGGAACGGCGAGTTCGTCCGCGAGGTTCGCCCGTGGCTCATGCTCTCCCAGCAGATGGGCTTTCACTTCGGGGACAACCTCTCCCTCGAAGGCGACGGTACCTATCGCGTCGAGGGCCGATTGAGCCCGGTCTCGATCCGCAAAACTGGCGCGTTCGCGGATCGACTCGAGGAAGCGGTCTCGTTCGAGTTCGCGTTCGACTTCGACGACGACCTTCGCCGACTCGCGACCGAGGTCGAGTACTTCCCCGAGGACGAGTGGGGCGAGCGTGGGGCGCTCGAGCCGATGGGCCACGGAGACGGCGGAAGCGACGGTGGCGACGATGCCGATCACGAAGGTGAAGACGGCGACAGCGACCACGACGACCACGGATCCGCTCACGACGGCCACGTCATCCCGTACTCGAGTGCACCGCCAGCGACGGACCTTCCCGGAACCCTTCAGGACTCGCTCGAGAGCGGTGACGCCGTCTTCGAGATCACGATCCTCAAACCGGGTTCCAGGTTCGTCGACGCCGATCCCGAGGCGGGCGCCGACGATCGGTATCTCGCCGTCTCCCCACGGACGCCATACAATCACTGCGTCCTCCCGCTGATGGGCCTCGAGGTGACCGTCGACGGCGACTCCAGGCGACTGACCGAAACCCTCGACCACGAACTCGGCCTCCACTACGGGACGGCGCTGGCGACCGATTCGAACGAGGCCACCCTCGAACTCGACGTACGAACGCCACCACAGGTCTCGAGACACCGGGGCTACGAGACGGCCTTCCTCGAGATGCCATCTGTGTCGACGGTGATATCGCTATGA
- a CDS encoding bifunctional metallophosphatase/5'-nucleotidase — protein MAKHPRRKNSLPSELDSSVDRSRRRFLGATAGASLAALAPASASVAASGETVTIVHDTHFHGRFRNAQEYDLNIARYYTVIEDVLDDADNSLFLGNGDDIAPSMLGLEYEGEHMIEALNYMDIDAVGVGNHEYDFGADVATTRFEESEFPWLVANLLDDAGDPVPGTERWTTLEAGGLTVGVFGLVSTNFHSLTDYPAEWQVLGYVEGAQEAVDALRADGADVVVCASHVSTGVHDTLAAEVDGLDAIVGSHSGIVFDEPAVVDGTVVSEFGDEFAHVGSITLDADGDLVDWRRVDLIPENWSPTDAVDEYEQITARETADIEEDPTLTDISERWQGELDERLGQPFFESETDLNGTFDNYAIETGFGNLITDAMATIGETADIEVDVAVQNGGGIRGGYYEGGPITGAQVMETLPFPNEIEVVEITGQQLVDYLESEVRPHPSEDYGTQPAIQVSGVSYEWWGHDDETWIDNVFVGGEPVDLGATYYMANNDYVVGNDPILSEAETVLESGQFQGPYVLDVLEEWGTVAPERENRMIRVDEDVGAGSVAREDGEITITVPFPAGGTAVVEDSFRAVIRTGDDLAAESVAEDGETVEVAFDAEALCKLASSVENPVLRVFGGYDPDEEYWGYGFELPTSSGYDYFKLKSSVDAAAVLETGEGTDGQDDDDQDGEGQNGDQNGEDQNGDQDQDDEQENDDVVDEDTDERNEEEDGMPGFGPFAALVGGAGGTYLYSRARGANDEGPDLA, from the coding sequence ATGGCGAAACACCCACGGCGAAAGAACAGTTTGCCGTCCGAACTCGATTCTTCAGTCGACCGAAGCCGTCGTCGCTTTCTCGGGGCGACCGCCGGCGCCTCGCTCGCCGCGCTCGCCCCCGCCAGTGCGAGCGTCGCGGCGAGCGGCGAGACGGTGACGATCGTCCACGACACGCACTTCCACGGACGGTTTCGCAACGCACAGGAGTACGACCTCAACATCGCTCGCTACTACACCGTCATCGAGGACGTCCTGGACGACGCCGATAACTCGCTCTTCCTGGGCAACGGCGACGACATCGCCCCCTCGATGCTCGGCCTCGAGTACGAGGGCGAGCACATGATCGAGGCGCTCAACTACATGGACATCGACGCGGTGGGCGTCGGTAACCACGAGTACGACTTCGGGGCCGACGTCGCGACGACACGCTTCGAGGAGAGCGAGTTCCCGTGGCTCGTCGCGAACCTGCTCGACGACGCCGGCGACCCGGTGCCGGGGACCGAGCGCTGGACCACGCTCGAGGCGGGCGGGCTTACGGTCGGCGTCTTCGGCCTGGTCTCGACAAACTTCCACTCGCTGACGGACTACCCGGCGGAGTGGCAGGTGCTCGGCTACGTCGAGGGCGCTCAGGAGGCCGTCGACGCCCTGCGAGCGGACGGGGCCGACGTCGTCGTCTGTGCCTCCCACGTCAGCACGGGCGTCCACGACACGCTGGCCGCGGAGGTCGACGGACTGGACGCTATCGTCGGGTCGCACTCGGGCATCGTGTTCGACGAACCCGCGGTCGTCGACGGGACGGTCGTCAGCGAGTTCGGCGACGAGTTCGCCCACGTCGGGTCGATCACGCTCGACGCCGACGGCGACCTCGTCGACTGGCGGCGAGTCGATCTGATCCCCGAGAACTGGAGTCCGACCGACGCGGTCGACGAGTACGAGCAGATCACGGCCCGCGAGACGGCCGATATCGAGGAAGACCCCACCCTCACCGACATCTCCGAGCGGTGGCAGGGGGAACTCGACGAGCGCCTCGGTCAGCCGTTCTTCGAGAGCGAGACGGACCTCAACGGCACGTTCGACAACTACGCGATCGAAACCGGCTTCGGGAACCTCATCACCGACGCGATGGCGACCATCGGCGAGACTGCGGACATCGAGGTCGACGTCGCCGTCCAGAACGGCGGCGGTATCCGCGGCGGCTACTACGAGGGCGGGCCGATCACCGGGGCGCAGGTTATGGAGACCCTCCCGTTCCCGAACGAGATCGAGGTCGTCGAGATCACCGGTCAGCAACTCGTCGACTACCTCGAGAGCGAGGTTCGCCCGCACCCGAGCGAGGACTACGGCACGCAGCCGGCGATCCAGGTCTCGGGCGTCTCCTACGAGTGGTGGGGCCACGACGACGAGACGTGGATCGACAACGTGTTCGTCGGCGGCGAACCGGTCGATCTCGGGGCGACCTACTATATGGCGAACAACGACTACGTCGTCGGCAACGACCCAATTTTGAGCGAGGCCGAGACCGTCCTCGAGTCGGGCCAGTTCCAGGGACCGTACGTGCTCGACGTTCTCGAGGAGTGGGGGACCGTGGCTCCCGAGCGCGAAAACCGGATGATCCGGGTCGACGAGGACGTCGGCGCGGGATCGGTCGCACGCGAAGACGGCGAAATCACGATCACCGTTCCCTTCCCGGCGGGCGGCACCGCCGTCGTCGAGGACTCCTTCCGGGCCGTGATCCGCACCGGCGACGACCTCGCGGCCGAGTCCGTCGCCGAGGACGGCGAAACCGTCGAGGTCGCCTTCGACGCCGAGGCGCTGTGTAAACTCGCCTCGAGCGTCGAGAACCCCGTCCTGCGGGTCTTCGGCGGCTACGATCCGGACGAGGAGTACTGGGGATACGGCTTCGAGTTGCCCACCTCGAGCGGCTACGACTACTTCAAACTGAAGTCGAGCGTCGACGCAGCAGCCGTACTCGAGACGGGCGAGGGTACGGACGGTCAGGACGACGACGATCAAGACGGTGAGGGACAGAACGGGGATCAGAACGGCGAGGATCAGAACGGAGACCAGGACCAGGACGACGAGCAGGAGAACGACGACGTCGTCGACGAGGATACCGACGAGAGAAACGAAGAGGAGGACGGTATGCCCGGATTCGGTCCGTTCGCCGCCCTCGTCGGCGGAGCGGGTGGAACCTACCTCTACTCCCGTGCACGCGGCGCGAACGACGAGGGACCCGACCTGGCCTGA
- a CDS encoding DUF7113 family protein, with product MLLIRGRAGGTELTGTLYERGEQAPSFRGAPDEGAPYVWICDEFYEVDSGGTPQLVDGREVHIAFESPMPRGFDTREQALEAATEHIQTQFARIGIDREAVDLEIEKDELDAADVLEGDAT from the coding sequence ATGCTCCTCATACGCGGCCGTGCCGGCGGGACCGAACTCACCGGGACGCTGTACGAGCGGGGCGAGCAGGCCCCTTCGTTCCGCGGTGCGCCGGACGAAGGCGCCCCGTACGTCTGGATCTGCGACGAGTTCTACGAGGTCGATAGCGGCGGCACCCCCCAGCTCGTCGACGGCCGCGAGGTACACATCGCCTTCGAGTCGCCGATGCCACGCGGATTCGACACCCGCGAACAGGCGCTCGAGGCCGCGACCGAGCACATCCAGACCCAGTTCGCCCGCATCGGCATCGACCGCGAGGCCGTCGACCTCGAGATCGAGAAGGACGAACTCGACGCCGCCGACGTGCTCGAAGGAGACGCGACCTAA
- a CDS encoding DNA double-strand break repair nuclease NurA has product MTLDPVHFDGIARLARRIDHGADERDHRALAETVWADFLDPLIDGDGRFVLEPLDSVSKHLVDREAIALCDRPFATEHGLDAGTINPTVFKNGLVIDIAQAAMSATPSSLDLHRSRTMVATVHSSDQTAHVDETWDEFDDGYSRSRAIKVQQRLPRFAEGIVHALALYLAESEHALAHAADVSDLLILDGPLYPRGLLRWSDQHPDLATFLEENARPKQVVQNYVRLVETFLEQDVPLVGFVKNPATRAITRAVQSKDIEAPWGDDGTFFTRILERGEYVSDVDGERWERDTETLTYTGWFRSRGGVDRPLSPEGNALGVDRKLDLEAYEVTFFVIYDPRDDLVYRVEAPYGVVRDEDHRERLTRQLLQDVAVAGGPPQTIEKADELARISASEKRSLREALEAQFETVERRTYDDKRWGEEFA; this is encoded by the coding sequence ATGACACTCGATCCGGTCCACTTCGACGGCATCGCGCGACTCGCGCGACGGATCGATCACGGGGCCGACGAGCGCGACCATCGAGCGCTCGCCGAGACGGTCTGGGCGGACTTTCTCGACCCGCTGATCGACGGCGACGGCCGATTCGTCCTCGAGCCACTCGATTCTGTCTCGAAACACCTCGTCGACCGGGAGGCCATCGCCCTCTGTGATCGGCCGTTCGCGACCGAACACGGCCTGGACGCCGGAACGATCAACCCGACGGTGTTCAAGAACGGCCTCGTGATCGACATCGCCCAGGCGGCGATGAGTGCGACGCCCTCCTCGCTCGACCTCCACCGCTCGCGGACGATGGTCGCGACGGTCCACTCGAGCGATCAGACGGCTCACGTCGACGAGACGTGGGACGAGTTCGACGACGGCTACAGTCGCTCGCGGGCAATCAAGGTCCAGCAGCGACTGCCGCGGTTCGCCGAGGGCATCGTCCACGCGCTGGCGCTCTACCTCGCCGAGAGCGAGCACGCCCTCGCTCACGCCGCGGACGTCTCGGACCTGCTGATCCTCGACGGGCCGCTCTACCCGCGGGGGCTCCTCCGGTGGTCGGACCAGCACCCGGACCTCGCAACGTTCCTCGAGGAGAACGCCCGGCCGAAACAGGTCGTCCAGAACTACGTTCGACTGGTCGAGACGTTCCTCGAGCAGGACGTCCCGCTCGTTGGATTCGTCAAGAACCCGGCGACGCGGGCGATCACCCGCGCAGTCCAGTCGAAGGACATCGAAGCGCCGTGGGGCGACGACGGGACGTTCTTCACTCGAATCCTCGAGCGCGGCGAGTACGTCTCGGACGTCGACGGTGAGCGCTGGGAACGCGACACCGAGACCCTGACCTACACCGGCTGGTTCCGTTCGCGAGGTGGCGTCGACAGACCCCTCTCGCCCGAGGGCAACGCACTCGGCGTCGACAGGAAACTCGACCTGGAGGCCTACGAGGTGACCTTCTTCGTGATCTACGACCCGCGGGACGACCTGGTCTACCGGGTGGAAGCGCCGTACGGAGTCGTTCGCGACGAGGATCACCGAGAACGACTCACCCGGCAGTTGCTCCAGGACGTGGCCGTCGCGGGCGGGCCGCCACAGACCATCGAGAAGGCGGACGAACTCGCCAGGATCAGCGCGTCCGAGAAGCGCTCGCTTCGGGAGGCGCTCGAGGCGCAGTTCGAGACGGTCGAGCGGCGAACGTACGACGACAAGCGGTGGGGGGAGGAGTTCGCCTGA
- a CDS encoding archaea-specific SMC-related protein has translation MSAGETTGQPRVSVENIGGIDSTTVELTTGVNVLTGRNATNRTSFLRSIMGALGSDRVSLKADADHGSVTLELEGETYERHFERREGGIVSSGDPYLEDPTLANLFAFLLESNTARQAVSQKDDLREVIMRPVDVEEIEAEISQAEADKRRLDDEIDRLTSLKSSLPSLEERRQSLRKEIEETEAELEERRADLEASRADESETDDDELEAKLDELQSARNDLEDVQFQRETEQQSIETLESELEEMREELEELPDGFETDPDALEQELETLRDQRSTLDSSTNQLQSIIQFNEEMLEGTNQRITQALQGEQSETDGGAVTEQLLADDTAICWTCGSTVETDQIESTIERLRSLRQEHVQERNELRRQIDDRKSTLREAQETNQRRQTLTQRIESTENELEQRRDRLETLDEREGELQERIDDLETTVDELEEESESETLDHQKEVTELEFRLNRLEDDLADVEDEIEEAETEIGRIDDLRAQRERASERLTDLRTRIDRIERESVEAFNDHMASVLDVLEYENLERIWIERTERTVKEGRRRVDRPVFELHIVRQADDGRTYEDTIDHLSESEREVTGLVFALAGYLVHEVYDEVPFMLLDSLEAIDSNRIARLVDYFSEYAETLVTALLPEDAAALDEEYTRITSI, from the coding sequence ATGAGCGCAGGCGAAACGACTGGACAGCCACGAGTGTCCGTCGAAAACATCGGCGGAATCGACTCGACGACGGTAGAACTGACGACAGGCGTGAACGTCCTCACGGGCCGAAACGCGACGAACCGAACCTCCTTCCTTCGATCGATCATGGGCGCACTCGGGAGCGACCGCGTCTCCCTCAAGGCGGACGCCGACCACGGCTCGGTGACGCTCGAGCTCGAGGGCGAAACCTACGAACGCCACTTCGAACGGCGAGAAGGGGGAATCGTCAGTTCGGGCGACCCCTATCTCGAGGATCCGACGCTGGCGAACCTCTTCGCGTTCTTGCTCGAATCGAACACCGCACGGCAGGCCGTCAGCCAAAAGGACGACCTCCGCGAGGTCATCATGCGGCCGGTCGACGTCGAGGAGATCGAGGCCGAAATCTCCCAGGCCGAAGCGGACAAACGACGCCTCGACGACGAAATCGACCGCCTCACGTCGCTCAAATCGTCGCTTCCCTCGCTCGAGGAACGTCGCCAGTCGCTCCGAAAGGAGATCGAGGAGACAGAGGCCGAACTCGAGGAACGACGCGCGGACCTCGAAGCCTCGCGCGCGGACGAATCCGAAACCGACGACGACGAACTCGAGGCCAAACTCGACGAACTCCAGTCGGCGCGAAACGACTTAGAGGACGTCCAGTTCCAGCGCGAGACCGAACAACAGAGCATCGAAACCCTCGAGTCCGAACTCGAGGAGATGCGCGAGGAACTCGAGGAACTTCCCGACGGCTTCGAAACGGATCCCGACGCACTCGAGCAGGAACTCGAGACGCTTCGCGACCAGCGGTCGACGCTCGACTCGAGCACGAACCAGTTGCAGAGCATCATCCAGTTCAACGAGGAGATGCTCGAGGGGACGAACCAGCGAATCACGCAGGCGCTGCAGGGTGAACAGTCCGAGACCGACGGTGGGGCAGTGACCGAACAGTTGCTCGCAGACGACACGGCTATCTGCTGGACGTGCGGGTCCACGGTCGAAACCGACCAGATCGAGTCGACGATCGAGCGCCTTCGCTCCCTTCGGCAGGAGCACGTCCAGGAACGCAACGAACTCCGGCGTCAGATCGACGACCGGAAATCGACGCTGCGAGAGGCACAGGAGACGAACCAGCGCCGACAGACGTTGACGCAGCGAATCGAGAGCACGGAGAACGAACTCGAGCAACGGCGCGACCGGCTCGAGACGCTCGACGAGCGCGAGGGCGAACTCCAGGAGCGCATCGACGACCTGGAGACGACGGTCGACGAACTCGAGGAGGAGAGCGAGAGCGAAACACTCGATCACCAGAAGGAGGTGACCGAACTCGAGTTCCGTCTGAATCGGCTCGAGGACGACCTCGCGGACGTCGAAGACGAGATCGAGGAAGCCGAGACCGAGATCGGCCGTATCGACGACCTGCGAGCACAGCGAGAGCGGGCGTCCGAACGACTCACCGACCTCCGGACTCGAATCGATCGCATCGAGCGGGAGTCGGTCGAGGCGTTCAACGACCACATGGCCTCGGTGCTCGACGTCCTCGAGTACGAGAACCTCGAGCGTATCTGGATCGAGCGAACCGAGCGCACGGTCAAGGAGGGACGACGGCGCGTCGACCGCCCGGTCTTCGAGTTACACATCGTCCGTCAGGCGGACGACGGACGGACGTACGAGGACACCATCGATCACCTGAGCGAGAGCGAGCGTGAGGTGACGGGGCTCGTGTTCGCGCTGGCTGGCTACCTCGTCCACGAGGTGTACGACGAGGTGCCGTTCATGCTGCTGGACTCGCTCGAGGCCATCGACTCGAACCGGATCGCCCGACTCGTCGATTACTTCAGCGAGTACGCGGAGACGCTCGTGACGGCGTTGCTTCCGGAGGATGCGGCCGCCTTAGACGAGGAGTACACGCGGATCACGTCGATCTAG
- the rdfA gene encoding rod-determining factor RdfA — MPTKVARLLETYDLESLGLELEQRWLGKGYERESLRKLARRFNERLLGERMTRAGLSPLDGEVENTYRLLTDDDVSAGMRTQAERELERAGIDVDALRREFVSHQAIHTYLTSDRELEGPSSQTTPEDRLERDAASIQRLSSRLTAVTEDTVKRYRETDLLESGSVSVLVDVNVLCEECGEQYDVATFLERGGCRCRE; from the coding sequence ATGCCGACTAAAGTCGCACGTCTGCTCGAGACCTACGACCTCGAGAGCCTCGGACTCGAACTCGAGCAGCGCTGGCTCGGAAAGGGATACGAACGAGAGAGCCTTCGCAAGTTGGCGAGACGGTTCAACGAACGGCTCCTCGGCGAGCGGATGACTCGCGCCGGTCTATCGCCGCTCGACGGCGAGGTCGAGAACACGTATCGTCTCCTCACCGACGACGACGTGAGCGCCGGGATGCGAACCCAGGCCGAACGCGAACTCGAGCGGGCCGGCATCGACGTCGACGCGCTCCGGCGCGAGTTCGTCTCTCATCAGGCGATCCACACCTACCTGACGAGCGACCGGGAACTCGAGGGGCCCTCCAGCCAGACGACTCCAGAGGACCGCCTCGAGCGGGATGCGGCGTCCATCCAGCGACTCTCGAGTCGGTTGACCGCGGTCACGGAGGACACGGTCAAGCGATATCGGGAGACGGACCTCCTCGAGAGCGGCTCCGTATCGGTGCTCGTCGACGTAAACGTCCTCTGTGAGGAGTGCGGAGAGCAGTACGACGTTGCGACGTTCCTCGAGCGCGGCGGCTGTCGCTGTCGCGAGTGA